From Triticum aestivum cultivar Chinese Spring chromosome 4A, IWGSC CS RefSeq v2.1, whole genome shotgun sequence, a single genomic window includes:
- the LOC123085740 gene encoding RGS1-HXK1-interacting protein 1 isoform X2: MASSDTGRTPAQGAEAASASASPWPLRKLQSFAPGLWSQYKAYEDVFVERAKVTISDALVLASKHQAEAIGCATVAGFILFRGPRRFLYRNTLGRFKTEKDLLNDVEQSMIEYKTSIESLRKDSKYTLDKVVIGESDLQRGRTDLRSTGKQIQSVIRSIYKAESTAAGLMDQLRIIPTRQSLELRAEVASMASGLKNRRHVLEERVNRISEYGVRV, from the exons ATGGCGTCATCGGACACCGGCCGCACGCCGGCGCAAGGCGCGgaagccgcctccgcctccgcctccccctGGCCTCTCCGCAAGCTCCAG AGCTTTGCGCCAGGGCTGTGGTCACAGTACAAAGCCTACGAGGATGTGTTTGTCGAGAGGGCTAAAG TTACTATTTCGGATGCACTGGTTCTTGCGAGCAAGCATCAAGCGGAGGCAATTGGATGTGCCACTGTCGCAGGGTTCATCTTGTTCAGAG GCCCTCGGAGATTTTTATACCGCAATACTCTGGGTCGTTTTAAAACTGAGAAG GATTTACTGAATGATGTTGAACAAAGTATGATCGAATACAAAACATCTATTGAGAGCTTGAGAAAGGATTCCAAATACACCCTGGACAAAGTAGTCATTGGTGAAAGTGATCTGCAGCGTGGCCGAACTGATTTGAG ATCTACTGGTAAGCAAATCCAGTCCGTTATAAGATCTATTTACAAAGCAGAATCCACAGCTGCAG GTTTGATGGATCAACTAAGAATTATTCCTACAAGACAGTCTCTTGAATTGCGAGCAGAG GTGGCTTCCATGGCCTCTGGTTTGAAAAACCGGAGACATGTCCTGGAAGAAAGGGTGAACCGTATATCTGAATACGGTGTCCGCGTCTGA
- the LOC123085740 gene encoding RGS1-HXK1-interacting protein 1 isoform X1: MASSDTGRTPAQGAEAASASASPWPLRKLQSFAPGLWSQYKAYEDVFVERAKVTISDALVLASKHQAEAIGCATVAGFILFRGANRSDHRIYFAFRVDVAKPVNLMHARSCLFRVNGPRRFLYRNTLGRFKTEKDLLNDVEQSMIEYKTSIESLRKDSKYTLDKVVIGESDLQRGRTDLRSTGKQIQSVIRSIYKAESTAAGLMDQLRIIPTRQSLELRAEVASMASGLKNRRHVLEERVNRISEYGVRV; encoded by the exons ATGGCGTCATCGGACACCGGCCGCACGCCGGCGCAAGGCGCGgaagccgcctccgcctccgcctccccctGGCCTCTCCGCAAGCTCCAG AGCTTTGCGCCAGGGCTGTGGTCACAGTACAAAGCCTACGAGGATGTGTTTGTCGAGAGGGCTAAAG TTACTATTTCGGATGCACTGGTTCTTGCGAGCAAGCATCAAGCGGAGGCAATTGGATGTGCCACTGTCGCAGGGTTCATCTTGTTCAGAG GAGCTAACAGGTCAGATCATCGGATATATTTCGCTTTTAGAGTTGATGTCGCAAAACCTGTGAATTTGATGCATGCTCGCTCATGTCTATTCCGGGTTAATG GCCCTCGGAGATTTTTATACCGCAATACTCTGGGTCGTTTTAAAACTGAGAAG GATTTACTGAATGATGTTGAACAAAGTATGATCGAATACAAAACATCTATTGAGAGCTTGAGAAAGGATTCCAAATACACCCTGGACAAAGTAGTCATTGGTGAAAGTGATCTGCAGCGTGGCCGAACTGATTTGAG ATCTACTGGTAAGCAAATCCAGTCCGTTATAAGATCTATTTACAAAGCAGAATCCACAGCTGCAG GTTTGATGGATCAACTAAGAATTATTCCTACAAGACAGTCTCTTGAATTGCGAGCAGAG GTGGCTTCCATGGCCTCTGGTTTGAAAAACCGGAGACATGTCCTGGAAGAAAGGGTGAACCGTATATCTGAATACGGTGTCCGCGTCTGA